One genomic segment of Mycolicibacterium gilvum includes these proteins:
- a CDS encoding 3-oxoacyl-ACP reductase, with translation MASDLLSQVVNSGPGSFLAKQLGVPQPEPLRRYKQGEPPLVGSLLIGGEGRVVEPLRAALADDYDVVANNLGGRWADSFGGLVYDATGITEPEGLKGLYEFFTPLLRNLGHSGRVVVIGTTPEETGSIHERTVQRALEGFTRSLAKELRNGSTASLVYLSADAKPAATGLESTLRFLLSGKSAYVDGQVFHVGAADATPPADWDKPLDGKVAVVTGAARGIGATIAQVFARDGAKVIAVDVEGAVEALTETATKVGGTALTLDVTAPDAVDRITEHVREHYDGTLDILVNNAGITRDKLLANMDESRWDSVIAVNLLAPLRLAEELVGSGLIGDGGRIVGLSSMAGIAGNRGQTNYAATKAGMIGLTDALAPQFAEKNITINAVAPGFIETKMTEAIPLATREVGRRLNSLFQGGQPVDVAEAIAFFASPASNAVTGNTIRVCGQAMLGA, from the coding sequence GTGGCTTCCGATCTTCTCTCCCAAGTCGTCAACTCCGGTCCGGGCTCGTTCCTGGCCAAGCAGCTCGGGGTTCCGCAGCCCGAGCCGCTGCGCCGCTACAAGCAGGGCGAGCCCCCGCTGGTCGGTTCGCTGCTGATCGGCGGGGAGGGACGCGTCGTCGAACCACTGCGCGCAGCGCTGGCCGACGATTACGACGTCGTCGCCAACAATCTCGGCGGCCGGTGGGCCGACTCGTTCGGCGGTCTGGTCTACGACGCCACGGGCATCACCGAACCCGAGGGCCTCAAGGGCCTCTACGAGTTCTTCACTCCGCTGCTGCGCAATCTCGGCCACTCCGGTCGCGTCGTCGTCATCGGCACCACACCCGAGGAGACCGGCAGCATCCACGAGCGCACCGTGCAGCGCGCCCTCGAGGGCTTCACCCGGTCCCTGGCCAAGGAGCTGCGCAACGGATCGACCGCTTCGCTGGTGTACCTGTCGGCCGACGCCAAGCCCGCCGCGACGGGCCTGGAGTCCACGCTGCGCTTCCTGCTGTCGGGCAAGTCGGCCTACGTCGACGGTCAGGTCTTTCATGTCGGCGCCGCCGACGCCACCCCGCCCGCCGACTGGGACAAGCCGCTCGACGGCAAGGTCGCGGTGGTCACCGGCGCGGCCCGCGGCATCGGCGCGACGATCGCACAGGTCTTCGCGCGCGACGGCGCGAAGGTGATTGCGGTGGACGTCGAGGGGGCGGTCGAGGCGCTGACCGAGACGGCCACGAAGGTCGGCGGTACCGCGCTGACGCTGGATGTGACCGCCCCCGACGCGGTCGACCGCATCACCGAGCACGTCCGCGAGCACTATGACGGCACGCTCGACATCCTGGTCAACAACGCCGGAATCACCCGCGACAAGCTGCTGGCCAACATGGACGAGTCCCGCTGGGATTCCGTCATCGCGGTCAATCTCCTTGCGCCGCTTCGCCTTGCCGAGGAACTCGTCGGCAGCGGGCTGATCGGCGACGGCGGCCGGATCGTCGGTCTGTCCTCGATGGCGGGCATCGCCGGCAACCGGGGCCAGACGAACTACGCCGCCACCAAGGCGGGCATGATCGGGCTGACCGACGCGCTGGCACCGCAGTTCGCCGAGAAGAACATCACCATCAACGCGGTCGCGCCCGGTTTCATCGAGACGAAGATGACCGAGGCGATCCCGCTGGCGACCCGCGAGGTGGGCCGGCGATTGAACTCGCTGTTCCAGGGTGGCCAGCCCGTCGATGTGGCCGAGGCCATCGCCTTCTTCGCCAGCCCGGCCTCGAATGCCGTCACGGGCAACACGATCCGGGTGTGCGGCCAGGCGATGCTGGGGGCATAG
- a CDS encoding acetyl-CoA C-acetyltransferase, translating into MADSKTARRVAILGGNRIPFARSDGAYAQASNQDMFTAVLDGLADRFNLKGEKLDAVIGGAVLKHSRDFNLMRECVLGSSLSSYTPAFDLQQACGTGLQSAIAAADGIARGRYDVAAAGGVDTASDAPIAFGDDLRKVLLGLRRAKSNVDRLKLVGKLPASLGVEIPVNSEPRTGMSMGEHAAVTAKEMGVKRVDQDELAAASHRNMAAAYGRGFFDDLVSPFLGLYRDNNLRPDSSAEKLAKLKPVFGVRNGDATMTAGNSTPLTDGASVALLSSEEWAAQHSIPVLAYLVDAETAAVDYVNGRDGLLMAPTYAVPRLLTRNGLTLQDFDYYEIHEAFASVVLATLAAWESDEYCKERLGLDKALGSIDRSKLNVNGSSLAAGHPFAATGGRIVAQLAKQLAEKKAQTGQPVRGLISVCAAGGQGVTAILEA; encoded by the coding sequence GTGGCAGACAGCAAGACAGCGCGCCGGGTGGCGATTCTCGGAGGTAACCGGATCCCGTTCGCCCGCTCCGACGGCGCCTACGCGCAAGCGTCCAACCAGGACATGTTCACCGCCGTGCTGGACGGGCTGGCAGACCGCTTCAACCTCAAGGGCGAGAAGCTCGACGCCGTCATCGGCGGCGCCGTCCTCAAGCACAGCCGGGACTTCAACCTGATGCGCGAATGCGTGCTGGGCAGCTCGTTGTCGTCGTACACGCCCGCGTTCGACCTGCAACAGGCCTGCGGGACGGGCCTGCAGTCGGCGATCGCGGCGGCCGACGGCATCGCCCGGGGGCGCTACGACGTGGCCGCGGCCGGGGGTGTCGACACCGCCTCCGACGCCCCGATCGCGTTCGGCGACGACCTGCGCAAGGTCCTGCTCGGGCTGCGCCGCGCCAAGTCCAACGTCGACCGCCTCAAGCTGGTGGGCAAGCTGCCCGCATCGCTGGGCGTCGAGATTCCCGTCAACAGCGAACCGCGCACGGGCATGTCGATGGGCGAACACGCCGCGGTCACCGCCAAGGAGATGGGCGTCAAGCGAGTCGACCAGGACGAGCTCGCCGCGGCCAGCCACCGCAACATGGCCGCCGCCTACGGCCGCGGGTTCTTCGACGACCTGGTCAGCCCGTTCCTGGGGCTGTACCGGGACAACAACCTGCGGCCTGACTCCTCTGCGGAGAAGCTGGCCAAGCTCAAGCCGGTCTTCGGAGTGCGCAACGGCGACGCCACGATGACCGCGGGCAACTCCACCCCGCTGACCGACGGCGCGTCGGTGGCGCTGCTGTCGTCGGAGGAGTGGGCCGCCCAGCACTCGATCCCGGTGCTCGCGTATCTCGTCGACGCCGAGACCGCGGCGGTCGATTACGTCAACGGCCGCGACGGCCTGCTGATGGCGCCGACGTACGCGGTGCCGCGGCTGCTCACCCGCAACGGCCTGACCCTGCAGGACTTCGACTACTACGAGATCCACGAGGCGTTCGCGTCCGTCGTGCTCGCGACGCTGGCCGCGTGGGAGTCCGACGAGTACTGCAAGGAGCGTCTGGGACTGGACAAGGCGCTGGGATCGATCGATCGTTCCAAGCTCAACGTCAACGGCTCGTCGCTGGCCGCCGGGCATCCGTTCGCGGCTACCGGCGGCCGGATCGTCGCCCAGCTGGCCAAGCAGCTCGCCGAGAAGAAAGCCCAAACCGGTCAGCCGGTGCGGGGCCTGATCTCCGTTTGCGCCGCCGGCGGGCAGGGTGTGACGGCCATCCTGGAGGCCTAG
- a CDS encoding IS3 family transposase codes for MTAAIGSQRQALAMIDLSRSTWHYRTNPRPPVSDPLPQKHRAYPSRIDEADRAVIRDKILAGWEAGSSVDHAFAASWDEGVMLASRRSWWRIAAAIEDQSARPVAPTRSTSKTPRQAPVLKATGPQQIWSWDITDLRSPWRGVAFKAYSILDIYSRKIVGWRVEERECDDLAVDMFEAAFAGHGLPAVVHADSGPAMRSTVLKDLLAGLKIGQTHNRPRVSNDNPFSESEFRTMKYRPNYPGVFTDLDSARAWVSAYVSWYNQHHRHSGVELFTPDSVHDGTWAQLWDRRDTALQAYYDAHPERFRNRPRTKSPSPVVGINLPTENDPDRLQAA; via the coding sequence TTGACCGCGGCGATCGGTTCGCAACGTCAGGCGCTGGCGATGATCGATCTGTCGCGTTCGACGTGGCATTACCGGACCAACCCGCGCCCGCCGGTCAGCGACCCGCTGCCGCAGAAGCATCGGGCTTACCCATCGCGCATCGATGAGGCCGACCGGGCAGTGATCCGAGACAAGATCCTCGCCGGCTGGGAGGCGGGCAGCTCGGTGGACCATGCGTTCGCCGCCAGCTGGGACGAGGGCGTGATGTTGGCCTCGCGGCGTTCCTGGTGGCGGATCGCCGCCGCGATCGAGGACCAAAGTGCGCGCCCAGTCGCACCGACCCGCTCGACGAGCAAGACGCCCCGGCAGGCGCCGGTACTCAAAGCGACAGGACCACAACAGATCTGGAGTTGGGACATCACCGACCTGCGCAGCCCGTGGCGCGGTGTGGCGTTCAAGGCGTACTCGATCCTTGACATCTACTCCCGCAAGATCGTGGGCTGGCGCGTGGAGGAACGGGAATGCGACGACCTCGCCGTGGACATGTTCGAAGCCGCGTTCGCCGGGCACGGCCTCCCCGCGGTCGTGCACGCCGATTCCGGGCCGGCGATGCGCTCGACGGTCCTCAAAGACCTCCTGGCCGGTCTCAAGATTGGCCAAACCCATAACCGGCCCCGGGTCAGCAATGACAACCCGTTCTCCGAATCGGAGTTCCGCACGATGAAGTACCGACCGAACTATCCCGGTGTCTTCACAGATCTTGACTCCGCCCGCGCCTGGGTGAGCGCCTACGTGTCCTGGTACAACCAGCATCACCGCCACAGCGGCGTCGAACTGTTCACCCCAGACTCCGTCCACGACGGCACGTGGGCGCAGCTCTGGGACCGACGAGACACCGCCCTACAGGCCTACTACGACGCTCACCCCGAACGGTTCCGCAACCGTCCACGAACCAAAAGCCCCAGCCCCGTCGTCGGCATCAACCTCCCCACCGAAAACGACCCCGACCGACTCCAAGCAGCTTGA
- a CDS encoding TIGR03564 family F420-dependent LLM class oxidoreductase, producing the protein MQISMFGQISAFGGNAIDATIGYLSQLRDEGFGRVWISQLPYEPDLLTVLAVALHEVDTIEVASGVVPIQNQHPMQMAQRALTVSLASNGRFILGLGMTHAAVTEGMWGIPWDKPVRRLNEYLDGLLPLLAGEPANATGETVTTRGALMIPGAPRPDVYIAALGPQLLRLAGRRTQGTCTWMTGPATLRDHVSPTLRQAAADAGRPDGSVRVVASLPVAVTDDVDELRKQAADQFAMYGTLPSYRAMLDREGYAGPEDAAIIGDEATVRDRIAELGAAGVDEYVGAVFDSSVEGRDRTRALLRELG; encoded by the coding sequence ATGCAGATCAGCATGTTCGGACAGATCAGCGCCTTCGGCGGAAACGCGATCGACGCGACGATCGGCTACCTCTCCCAGCTGCGTGACGAGGGTTTCGGCCGCGTCTGGATCAGCCAGCTGCCCTACGAACCCGACCTGCTGACCGTCCTGGCGGTGGCGCTGCACGAGGTCGACACCATCGAGGTGGCCAGCGGTGTCGTGCCGATCCAGAACCAGCATCCGATGCAGATGGCGCAACGGGCGCTGACCGTCAGCCTCGCCTCGAACGGCCGGTTCATCCTCGGCCTGGGAATGACGCACGCCGCGGTCACCGAGGGCATGTGGGGCATTCCGTGGGACAAGCCGGTGCGGCGCCTCAACGAGTATCTCGACGGCCTGCTGCCACTGCTGGCCGGGGAGCCCGCCAACGCGACCGGCGAGACCGTCACCACCCGCGGTGCCCTGATGATCCCGGGCGCCCCGCGGCCCGACGTCTACATCGCGGCGCTGGGTCCGCAACTGCTCCGGCTCGCGGGACGTCGCACCCAGGGCACCTGTACGTGGATGACGGGCCCGGCGACCCTGCGCGACCACGTCAGCCCGACGCTGCGTCAGGCCGCCGCCGACGCGGGCCGGCCGGACGGTTCGGTGCGGGTGGTCGCGTCGCTGCCGGTGGCGGTCACCGACGACGTCGACGAGCTGCGGAAGCAGGCGGCCGACCAGTTCGCGATGTACGGGACGCTGCCGTCGTACCGCGCGATGCTGGACCGGGAGGGCTACGCCGGCCCCGAGGACGCCGCGATCATCGGCGACGAGGCGACCGTGCGCGACCGGATCGCCGAACTCGGTGCGGCGGGTGTCGACGAGTACGTGGGCGCGGTGTTCGACAGCTCCGTCGAGGGCCGCGACCGCACCCGTGCGCTGCTGCGCGAACTCGGCTGA
- a CDS encoding acyl-CoA dehydrogenase produces MGHYKSNVRDQVFNLFEVLGVDKALGQGAYAELDVDTVTEMLGEMAKLAEGPVADSFAEGDRNPPVFDPKTHSVTLPEAFKKSVRAVTDGGWDKLSASEEIGGAALPSVISWALQEHILGANPAVYMYAMGAGFADIFYHLGTDEQKKWAKLAADRGWGSTMVLTEPDAGSDVGAGRTKAVQQPDGTWHIDGVKRFITSADSDDLFENIMHLVLARPEGAGPGTKGLSLFFVPKFHFDPETGEPGERNGVFVTNVEHKMGLKISTTCELSLGQHGTPAVGWLVGEVHDGIAQMFDVIEQARMMVGTKAIATLSTGYLNALAYAKDRVQGADLTQMTDKTAPRVTITHHPDVRRSLMTQKAYAEGLRALYLFTATHQNAEMAKVIHGIEPDLAVRVNDLMLPIVKGVGSEQAYAKLTESLQTFGGSGFLQDYPIEQYIRDAKIDSLYEGTTAIQAQDFFFRKIVRDKGVALAHVAGQIEQFVKAETGNGRLKAERALLATALEDVQGMAASLTGYLMASQEDQAAIYKVGLGSVRFLMSVGDLVIGWLLQQQAAVAIEKLDAGVEGADRAFYEGKIAVASFFAKNFLPLLTSTRSIIENLDNEVMELDEASF; encoded by the coding sequence GTGGGCCACTACAAGAGCAATGTTCGCGACCAGGTATTCAACCTGTTCGAGGTTCTCGGCGTCGACAAGGCGTTGGGCCAGGGCGCGTACGCCGAGCTCGACGTCGACACCGTCACCGAGATGTTGGGCGAGATGGCCAAGCTGGCCGAGGGGCCCGTCGCGGACTCCTTCGCCGAGGGCGATCGCAACCCTCCGGTCTTCGATCCCAAGACGCACTCGGTGACGTTGCCCGAGGCGTTCAAGAAGTCGGTCCGCGCCGTCACCGACGGCGGCTGGGACAAGCTGTCGGCCAGCGAGGAGATCGGTGGCGCCGCACTGCCCAGCGTGATCTCGTGGGCTCTGCAGGAGCACATCCTGGGCGCCAACCCCGCGGTCTACATGTACGCGATGGGCGCCGGCTTCGCCGACATCTTCTACCACCTGGGCACCGACGAGCAGAAGAAGTGGGCCAAGCTCGCCGCCGACCGCGGCTGGGGCTCCACGATGGTGCTGACCGAGCCGGACGCCGGCTCCGACGTGGGCGCCGGACGCACCAAGGCCGTGCAGCAGCCCGACGGCACCTGGCACATCGACGGCGTGAAGCGGTTCATCACCTCCGCCGACTCCGATGACCTGTTCGAGAACATCATGCATCTGGTGCTGGCACGCCCCGAGGGCGCGGGCCCGGGCACCAAGGGTCTGTCCCTGTTCTTCGTGCCGAAGTTCCACTTCGACCCCGAGACAGGCGAGCCCGGTGAGCGCAACGGCGTGTTCGTCACCAACGTCGAACACAAGATGGGCCTGAAGATCTCGACCACCTGTGAGCTCTCGCTCGGCCAGCACGGCACCCCCGCCGTCGGCTGGCTCGTCGGCGAGGTGCACGACGGCATCGCGCAGATGTTCGACGTCATCGAGCAGGCCCGAATGATGGTGGGCACCAAGGCGATCGCCACCCTGTCCACCGGCTACCTGAACGCGCTGGCCTACGCCAAGGACCGCGTCCAGGGCGCCGACCTGACCCAGATGACCGACAAGACCGCGCCGCGGGTGACCATCACGCACCACCCCGACGTCCGTCGCTCGCTGATGACGCAGAAGGCGTACGCCGAGGGCCTGCGCGCGCTGTACCTGTTCACCGCGACGCACCAGAACGCCGAGATGGCCAAGGTCATCCACGGCATCGAGCCCGACCTCGCGGTCCGGGTCAACGACCTGATGCTGCCGATCGTCAAGGGTGTGGGTTCGGAGCAGGCGTACGCCAAGCTGACCGAGTCGCTGCAGACCTTCGGCGGCTCCGGCTTCCTGCAGGACTACCCGATCGAGCAGTACATCCGTGACGCCAAGATCGACTCGCTCTATGAGGGCACCACGGCGATCCAGGCGCAGGACTTCTTCTTCCGCAAGATCGTCCGCGACAAGGGTGTGGCGCTGGCTCACGTAGCCGGCCAGATCGAGCAGTTCGTCAAGGCCGAGACCGGCAACGGCCGGCTGAAGGCCGAACGTGCGCTGCTGGCCACCGCGCTGGAGGACGTCCAGGGCATGGCCGCGTCGCTGACCGGCTACCTGATGGCCTCACAGGAGGATCAGGCCGCCATCTACAAGGTGGGCCTGGGTTCGGTGCGCTTCCTGATGAGCGTCGGCGACCTGGTCATCGGATGGCTGCTGCAGCAGCAGGCCGCGGTGGCGATCGAGAAGCTGGACGCCGGCGTCGAGGGTGCGGACCGCGCCTTCTACGAGGGCAAGATCGCGGTCGCGTCGTTCTTCGCGAAGAACTTCCTGCCGCTGCTCACCAGCACCCGGTCCATCATCGAGAACCTCGACAACGAGGTCATGGAACTGGACGAAGCGAGCTTCTGA
- a CDS encoding NAD(P)H-dependent amine dehydrogenase family protein, which yields MQRAIGVAVWGTGNMGSTAIRSTAAFPGLALAGVITSSADKAGRDAATFGGLEAPTGIAATTDVDAALAACDAVAYMASGDIRPDDALADIERCLRAGRHVVTPSLYSLYDPASAPAEWIERLTAAAEEGRATLLVSGVDPGWGNDALAVTAASLCTRINTITCQEIFDYSTYDQPFAVKVSCGFGGSMDETPMMLLPSIPTMVWGGNVRLVGRGLGIEIDEITEEVERLPLEETVETVMGTFEKGTQGAFWLKVIGWSDGRQRIVIDHITRIHPSCAPHWPQPDQGDGEHRVVVDGDPQLTITSRADVPGGTRADGGNTTAANRLLGALNWLVEQKPGIYDGLAVPLRSALPPEAEDARWA from the coding sequence ATGCAGAGGGCAATCGGGGTCGCGGTCTGGGGTACCGGCAACATGGGGTCCACGGCGATCCGGTCGACGGCGGCGTTCCCGGGGCTTGCGCTCGCGGGGGTGATCACCTCGTCAGCTGACAAGGCCGGCCGCGATGCGGCGACCTTCGGGGGACTGGAGGCGCCGACCGGGATCGCGGCGACCACCGACGTGGACGCGGCCCTGGCCGCCTGCGATGCGGTTGCGTACATGGCGTCCGGCGACATCCGGCCCGACGACGCCCTCGCCGACATCGAGCGGTGTCTGCGCGCGGGGCGGCACGTCGTGACGCCGTCGCTCTACTCGCTCTACGACCCCGCGTCCGCGCCCGCCGAATGGATCGAACGGTTGACCGCGGCGGCCGAGGAAGGCCGCGCCACACTCCTGGTCAGCGGCGTCGACCCGGGGTGGGGCAACGACGCGCTCGCGGTGACGGCGGCGAGCCTGTGCACCCGCATCAACACGATCACCTGCCAGGAGATCTTCGACTACTCCACCTACGACCAGCCGTTCGCGGTCAAGGTGTCCTGTGGTTTCGGAGGATCGATGGACGAGACGCCGATGATGCTGCTGCCGTCGATCCCGACGATGGTGTGGGGCGGCAACGTGCGCCTCGTCGGCCGCGGGCTCGGCATCGAGATCGACGAGATCACCGAGGAAGTGGAACGCCTGCCGCTGGAGGAGACCGTCGAGACGGTGATGGGAACGTTCGAGAAGGGCACCCAGGGCGCGTTCTGGCTCAAGGTCATCGGCTGGTCGGACGGCAGACAGCGCATCGTCATCGACCACATCACCCGCATCCACCCGTCCTGCGCACCGCACTGGCCCCAACCCGATCAGGGGGACGGGGAGCATCGCGTGGTCGTCGACGGCGACCCGCAGCTGACGATCACCAGCCGCGCCGACGTGCCCGGCGGTACCCGTGCCGACGGAGGCAACACGACGGCCGCCAACCGGCTTCTGGGCGCGCTGAACTGGCTGGTGGAGCAGAAGCCCGGGATCTACGACGGACTCGCGGTGCCGCTGCGCTCGGCGTTGCCCCCGGAGGCAGAGGACGCGCGCTGGGCGTGA
- a CDS encoding SDR family oxidoreductase: protein MTKSVFITGAATGIGRATALLFAGRGYRVGGYDLDEDGLAVLAADITAVGGTPVVAHLDVTDPDEVARRLAEFAEGSGGRIDVLINNAGLLNAGRFEEIPLEVHHREIEVNVKGVVNGLHAAFPYLKGTPGAVVVNLASASAIYGQAELANYSATKFFVRAITEALNLEWGHYGIRVIDMWPLYVNTAMTKDVKTGTTQSLGIRLTAQDIANDIVAAVDATWARKALAQVHFPVGLQAKALALGARFSPAWLTRLVNKGLAGS from the coding sequence GTGACGAAATCTGTGTTCATCACCGGAGCGGCGACGGGAATCGGTCGCGCCACCGCGCTGCTCTTCGCCGGCCGCGGGTACCGCGTCGGCGGTTATGACCTCGACGAGGACGGATTGGCGGTGCTGGCCGCCGACATCACGGCCGTCGGCGGGACGCCTGTGGTCGCCCACCTGGACGTCACGGATCCCGACGAGGTGGCACGGCGGCTCGCCGAGTTCGCCGAGGGATCGGGCGGACGGATCGACGTGCTGATCAACAACGCGGGTCTGCTGAACGCGGGCCGCTTCGAGGAGATCCCGCTGGAGGTGCACCACCGCGAGATCGAGGTCAACGTCAAGGGTGTGGTCAACGGGCTGCACGCGGCGTTCCCGTATCTGAAGGGCACTCCGGGCGCGGTCGTGGTGAACCTGGCGTCCGCGTCGGCGATCTACGGTCAGGCCGAACTCGCGAACTACAGCGCGACCAAGTTTTTCGTCAGGGCGATCACCGAGGCGCTGAACCTGGAGTGGGGGCACTACGGCATCCGCGTGATCGACATGTGGCCGCTGTACGTGAACACCGCGATGACCAAGGACGTCAAGACCGGCACCACGCAGAGCCTCGGCATCCGGCTCACCGCCCAGGACATCGCCAACGACATCGTCGCCGCCGTCGACGCGACGTGGGCCCGGAAAGCGTTGGCGCAGGTGCACTTTCCGGTCGGCCTTCAGGCCAAGGCGCTGGCGCTCGGGGCCAGATTCTCACCGGCGTGGCTCACCCGCCTGGTCAACAAGGGCCTCGCCGGCAGCTGA
- a CDS encoding TspO/MBR family protein, producing MSARTTPWLALAISFAAVILASALGGLSANSADGYAQLEQPGFAPPSWVFGPTWTLLYALMAIAAWLVWRTGPSPETRRALTLYGVQLVLNAAWTPLFFGLGWRGVAFFELSALLVVLIATVVMFWRRSTLAGALLLPYLAWSTFALCLNFAVWQLNN from the coding sequence GTGTCGGCACGCACCACACCGTGGCTCGCCTTGGCGATCTCGTTCGCCGCCGTCATCCTGGCCTCCGCGCTGGGCGGGTTGTCGGCCAACAGCGCCGACGGGTACGCGCAACTGGAGCAACCCGGATTCGCGCCGCCCTCCTGGGTTTTCGGCCCCACCTGGACGCTGCTGTACGCGTTGATGGCGATCGCGGCGTGGCTGGTGTGGCGCACCGGTCCGTCCCCCGAGACGCGGCGCGCGCTGACGCTCTACGGCGTCCAGTTGGTGCTCAACGCGGCGTGGACGCCGTTGTTCTTCGGTCTGGGCTGGCGCGGCGTCGCGTTCTTCGAGCTGAGCGCGCTGCTGGTGGTGCTCATCGCCACCGTCGTCATGTTCTGGCGCCGCAGCACCCTCGCCGGCGCGCTGCTGCTGCCCTACCTGGCGTGGTCGACGTTCGCACTGTGCCTCAATTTCGCGGTGTGGCAGCTGAACAACTGA